A window of Sutcliffiella cohnii contains these coding sequences:
- a CDS encoding sigma-70 family RNA polymerase sigma factor, which yields MKPKDGYRENENRELLELLMDEYGDSIKRLAYSYTKNWDMAEDITQEVFITCYIKLDGFREESSYKTWLYRITINKCKDLLKTKWLQNIVQIDKFMSYFKSNLTVEEEVVKKNEEEELAALIFELPLKYREIIILYYYEQLKIREIHSLTGLNIETIKSRLRRGKKMLYDKLLEEEEEYEKRFKQS from the coding sequence ATGAAACCGAAAGATGGTTATCGAGAAAATGAAAATAGAGAACTCCTCGAGCTTTTAATGGATGAGTATGGAGACAGTATAAAGCGTCTTGCATATTCGTATACAAAAAATTGGGATATGGCCGAAGATATAACCCAAGAAGTGTTTATCACTTGTTACATAAAACTAGACGGATTTAGAGAAGAAAGTTCATACAAGACATGGTTATATAGAATTACTATTAATAAATGTAAAGACTTATTAAAAACGAAATGGTTACAAAATATCGTGCAAATAGATAAGTTTATGTCCTATTTTAAATCTAATTTAACCGTAGAGGAAGAAGTGGTGAAAAAGAACGAAGAAGAGGAACTTGCTGCGCTCATTTTTGAGTTACCGTTAAAATATCGTGAAATTATTATTCTATATTACTATGAACAATTAAAAATTAGGGAAATACATTCGTTAACAGGGTTAAACATAGAAACAATTAAGTCGAGGTTAAGAAGAGGGAAAAAGATGTTATATGATAAACTTTTGGAGGAGGAAGAAGAGTATGAGAAAAGATTTAAACAATCTTAA
- a CDS encoding GNAT family N-acetyltransferase, which produces MSYDHKHKTISTDRLILRLFQKSDAETVAKLCNNYNIYKNTLYLPYPYSVEDALSWIERHYNNFISDRAYEFAITDKGNGKLLGAIALSNNLPFQHGELAYWIGEEFWGNGYATEAAQAIIQFAFAEKGYHKVFARYFDSNPASGKVLQKIGMKEEGILIDHVKKENQFVDLVYYGIINRLDE; this is translated from the coding sequence ATGAGTTATGACCATAAACATAAAACAATCTCAACAGATAGACTAATCCTTAGACTGTTTCAAAAGTCAGATGCCGAAACAGTTGCGAAACTATGCAACAATTATAATATTTATAAAAATACGTTGTACTTACCATATCCTTATTCCGTAGAGGATGCACTTTCTTGGATAGAACGTCATTATAATAATTTTATATCAGATAGGGCGTATGAGTTTGCAATTACGGATAAGGGTAATGGGAAGTTATTAGGGGCGATTGCATTATCTAATAACCTACCATTTCAACACGGTGAACTTGCGTACTGGATTGGTGAGGAGTTTTGGGGAAATGGGTATGCGACAGAAGCAGCGCAAGCTATTATACAGTTTGCATTTGCGGAAAAAGGATACCATAAAGTTTTTGCCCGCTATTTCGACTCCAATCCAGCTTCAGGAAAAGTACTTCAAAAGATAGGGATGAAGGAAGAAGGAATATTAATCGATCACGTTAAGAAAGAAAATCAATTTGTAGATTTAGTATACTACGGAATTATTAATAGGTTAGATGAGTAA
- the yiaA gene encoding inner membrane protein YiaA: MSNEHDAVLDTEKQKEPPKVKVERKEGEPTAAFKGASWGALLVGVTAYLIGLFNATMELNEKGYYFAVLVFGLYSAVSLQKAVRDKEDGIPVTNIYYGISWLALIISISLMGIGLYNAGSIILSEKGFYAMAFVLSLFAAITVQKNIRDTEKARERV; the protein is encoded by the coding sequence ATGTCAAATGAACATGACGCTGTATTAGATACAGAAAAGCAAAAAGAACCGCCAAAAGTGAAAGTGGAAAGAAAAGAAGGAGAACCGACTGCTGCTTTCAAAGGTGCTTCATGGGGAGCGTTACTAGTTGGTGTAACGGCTTATCTTATCGGGCTATTTAACGCAACAATGGAGCTGAACGAAAAAGGCTATTACTTTGCCGTACTAGTTTTTGGGCTGTATTCAGCAGTTTCGTTGCAAAAAGCAGTAAGAGATAAAGAAGATGGTATTCCGGTTACTAACATTTATTACGGTATTAGCTGGTTAGCACTTATTATTTCTATTTCTTTAATGGGAATCGGTTTATATAATGCGGGCAGTATCATATTAAGTGAAAAAGGCTTTTATGCAATGGCTTTTGTTTTAAGTTTATTCGCAGCAATAACAGTTCAAAAGAATATTCGAGATACAGAGAAAGCTAGAGAAAGAGTCTAA
- a CDS encoding NUDIX hydrolase produces MGYIEDLRKEVGHRPLILVGVAVAAINEKGQLLLQKRSDGMWGVPGGFMELGESTEEAGRREVLEETGIEVGKLELVGVFSGKQHFVKLRNGDEFYPVTVAYVTKEIIGGTLKADGQETTEVKYFHLKELPDELNPLIKNLIKQYSLTLSI; encoded by the coding sequence ATGGGGTATATTGAAGATTTACGAAAAGAAGTTGGCCATCGTCCATTAATTTTAGTAGGTGTGGCAGTAGCAGCCATAAATGAGAAAGGGCAGTTGTTATTACAAAAACGTAGTGACGGCATGTGGGGAGTTCCAGGAGGTTTCATGGAGCTTGGAGAATCAACAGAAGAAGCTGGTAGAAGAGAAGTGTTAGAAGAAACAGGGATTGAAGTTGGTAAACTCGAGTTAGTCGGTGTTTTTTCAGGAAAACAGCACTTCGTTAAATTACGTAACGGCGATGAATTCTACCCTGTAACAGTAGCGTACGTAACAAAGGAAATTATCGGTGGAACGTTAAAAGCAGATGGTCAAGAAACTACAGAAGTGAAATACTTTCATTTAAAAGAACTACCAGATGAACTTAACCCACTTATAAAAAATCTAATTAAACAATATTCTCTTACATTATCTATCTAA